Proteins from a genomic interval of Oreochromis aureus strain Israel breed Guangdong linkage group 6, ZZ_aureus, whole genome shotgun sequence:
- the helt gene encoding hairy and enhancer of split-related protein helt — protein MRESLGWILYKGQLSAQTSVFSFTFQTRTSLQLRAKFIFKTFIRDSLMASKMKDRKRTPISHKVIEKRRRDRINRCLNELGKTVPMALAKQNSGKLEKAEILEMTVQYLRALHSADFPRGREKGELLAEFANYFHYGYHECMKNLVHYLTTEDRAETKDIKYARILAFLQSKSRVVTEPVFGSVGAMPEPSEYLSQLHSSPEHQNHSPSDSVYQQSPPGHFSWHSSARSPGISYPTVPLSAHTQQHGGYLSPVQGLDHHYFNFIGHTHANTFSLHNAQHAM, from the exons ATGCGAGAGTCCCTTGGATGGATCCTTTATAAAGGACAGCTCTCTGCTCAAACCTCAGTCTTCTCCTTCACTTTCCAGACCAGGACATCTCTACAGCTTCGAGCTAAATTCATTTTTAAGACGTTTATCAGGGATTCGTTGATGGCATCTAAAATGAAAGACAGGAAG AGAACTCCAATCTCCCACAAAGTCATCGAGAAAAGAAGACGGGACCGCATTAATCGTTGCCTGAACGAACTGGGAAAAACAGTTCCAATGGCGTTGGCTAAACAG aactCTGGAAAACTGGAGAAAGCTGAAATCCTGGAGATGACGGTTCAGTACCTGCGAGCGCTCCACTCAGCGGACTTTCCCCGCGGGAGAGAGAAAG GCGAACTACTTGCTGAATTTGCAAACTACTTCCACTACGGATACCACGAGTGTATGAAGAACTTGGTGCACTACCTGACCACAGAGGATAGAGCTGAAACCAAAGACATCAAGTACGCAAGGATCCTCGCCTTTTTACAGTCAAAGTCCCGTGTGGTCACCGAGCCTGTGTTCGGTTCTGTCGGCGCGATGCCAGAACCGTCTGAATATCTTAGCCAGCTGCACTCCTCCCCGGAGCACCAAAACCACAGCCCCAGTGACTCCGTGTACCAACAGAGTCCACCGGGACACTTCTCGTGGCACAGCTCTGCCCGCAGTCCAGGCATCTCATACCCAACAGTGCCACTCTCTGCCCACACACAGCAGCACGGTGGATACTTGTCGCCGGTGCAGGGACTCGATCACCACTATTTCAACTTCATCGGGCACACGCACGCAAATACGTTTAGTTTGCACAATGCGCAACACGCCATGTAA